The stretch of DNA GTTTTGGAtacttttctcaattattcCAGTTATTTGTAGTCGAAAATCTAGGagaaaatagattttgtaaaaataattttggtttTTGGACTTTGACAATAACCCTATAGCCCAGAAGTCTTCTCCGAATTTATCTTCGGAAAAGTCATAcgaattttttctatattgtaataaattcagtggaaattaatttgtttattttgttgaggaatatgtaaaaaaaaatgtattctaattaataattataaatatacTGTGAGTATTAGAGgaatatattaaaaacaaaaaaaaaccaaaaatattcCTATCATCTAATATGGAAATTATCcgaggaatttttcattggaGATTTACCGAAAATTGCATAAAGGCAATATAATCGCATAACctaaaaagataagaaaaaatatcctgCAAGAGttctgtaagaaaattttaggaaatttaaccatttttaatctttttcttatgcattcatttatttttttagatacAAATATTACCCAAGAACGCCTCATCTTACTTTGTGCACTGCCGGCCAACTGAAGAAacaaaaatctaattaattttctttaacaacaTGAGTGAGTTTCCGACTAAAGAGGAGAGAACACAATGTTGGAATAACAAGGATCGCTACTGGGAGTGTTTAGATAAAAATGCACCCACGCATAGTACAACGGGTGGTGATGCAGAACCCAAAGCATGTCTCGAATTGAGAAAAGCATTTGAGAAGAGTTGTCCGGGTCAGTGGGTGAAACACTTCGATCGGAAAAGAAGCTACGAATTGTTCAAAAGGCGAATGGAGAGTGGATACGATCCATTAGATAAATCAGCAAAAtcataatttacaaattaatgtGTATTCTGTACATATATTTAGAAATATAGTTTACTTTACATTAagttatgcatcaaattgttGTCCACTAGTATCCACTTCCATTGAGATGATATGTCGACCGGGTATCATGACTAGCCCAAGTATTCGTTCTTCACCACCTTCTTCGGTATATTCAGAGCACATACCTAATATAACATTAGCCTCAACATCAGTACATAAAAATACTCCAATTAATATTCTTCCGTCTGTCATAACTACGCGAAAAGTACGATTGAGCCATGACTTCAGGAGGATTTTTCCCGGAGTCAAAGGATGAATTGTATCACTGACTTCCATCTAAAAGAtaccaagattttttttaataaaataagaaaggtAGAAGTAGGAATTAATACAAAAGGATAATTAGTCATACCCTACTATGTAAATCAATgcttttcttatcattttccGATAAGTCCTCATCACTTGAATAATtcatgattttaaaattattcttaggAGTTTATATTCCCTATTTGTAATCCTTTTTATGTCACCTAGAGCCCCTAGAAagtgatttattaaaaaattatccttcgtacacaaacaaaaaatctttattgttCTGTCACGAAGAGCACCTAACctcaaatttttctctttcaattttggtCGAATGGTTCTGATTAGAATTACAATTTGATTTCGTAAGCTTTTATGAttctttagtaaaaaaaattaatgtaattaaaggaaataaacattttttaaaaataaataaaaatcatctgaaaatgataaaatttgttAATGGGACATTCGTTGCAAACTTcatatcaaaataattaaccTAAAAGTTTGTGTCATCATTTCGCTTGAGTTGTTGACTGTGAAAACCGAGAAAAACGCTAAAATTTAGCAAGTGTTTTAGGTAATAAAgccaaataaatcattaaaactaGTTAGTAAacaatatttctttaagaatcacatattttttatgaattagcAATACTATTATGATATTTAtgtaacaaaaattttcctctttgcaGTACGTCTGCAAACGTTTTCGTGGAGTTTTTCTTGAATGATGTCCCACCTTTCGCGACAGGAGATCAGTGATGTTCAGCCTGACCTTGAGAAGATAGTGGTCCATGCATTGGGAACATTAAATACAAACGTCCTGCAGATTGTGCAGTCATCCTTATACAGTGGCTATGATCGACGGAAAATTAGTGAGAAATTGACAACACTTGTGGATGGGAAGATATCTGGACGACTTCTAGATAGAATGGAAAGTTGGCTAGTATCGTACCAGAACGGCCAAAAGATGCGGAAGCGTCATCACGAAGAAGGGCAGCGTGAGAGAGAATCAAAGAAAGGTCGAATGGATGTAGTAGGTGCACCAAAGAGTCTATTGCATACTCCGGAAGTGCCTCAAACACCAATGGACTCTCAATTTAGGCAACCCGTTGATAGTAGTGTGAAACTGACATCGGATCGCATAAAGCAAATGATGCTCAATGCACAGCGAGAAATTGAGGAACGTAAGAGAGTTCTCAAGAATGCTACGAGTACAAAATCATTGGCTGACCCATCGCATGAGTCAAAGGAATCCTCAATGCTGAAATCCCCAATATTACCATCAATGGGCAATACCCCGGAGGATATTGAGCGTGCacagaaaattgcaaatcttCAAGCtcaaataaaagcaaaattgtCGGGTTCCCTGGCAAAGATTATGACGCCCGTGAGTGAAAGACCAAAACCCCTAATTCTCGATAGCGAAGGAAGGACCGTGGATAAGAGTGGCAGGGAAGTAAATATACCCACATTGGCACCAACACTCAAAGCAAATATTAGAGCTAAAAAGAGGGAGGTATTCAATAAAGCACAATTGAGTGATCGTCAGGCGGAAGAACAGAGTGAAACGCACTTCTACGATGATCgtatcaatttaaaaacacCCGTACGAAATAAGAGATCCCTCCGTTTCCATGAGCCTGGGAAATTTCAGCAAATGGCCGAGAAGATGCGTATGAAGAAGcaattggaaaaattgcaaaatgaaataagTCAAATTGCTCGACGTACTGGTATTAGTTCTGCAACAAAATTGGCCCTTATTGCTCCAAAACAGGACAATTACTCAGACGATGTACCCCAGATGGAATGGTGGGATTCAGTTATCCTCAGCGACGATTTGCATACACTGAAGGAtggcaaaatttcaattagagATGCCTCGATTACGAATCTAATTGAACATCCCACGCAAATGAAACCGCCAAGTAagttaatttatctttatttattagggatttttttttaaataagtctAATTCTATTTTCCTTTCGTATCT from Lutzomyia longipalpis isolate SR_M1_2022 chromosome 4, ASM2433408v1 encodes:
- the LOC129796514 gene encoding cytochrome c oxidase assembly factor 6 homolog; the protein is MSEFPTKEERTQCWNNKDRYWECLDKNAPTHSTTGGDAEPKACLELRKAFEKSCPGQWVKHFDRKRSYELFKRRMESGYDPLDKSAKS
- the LOC129796513 gene encoding N-alpha-acetyltransferase 38, NatC auxiliary subunit, whose amino-acid sequence is MNYSSDEDLSENDKKSIDLHSRMEVSDTIHPLTPGKILLKSWLNRTFRVVMTDGRILIGVFLCTDVEANVILGMCSEYTEEGGEERILGLVMIPGRHIISMEVDTSGQQFDA
- the LOC129796480 gene encoding U4/U6 small nuclear ribonucleoprotein Prp3 — its product is MMSHLSRQEISDVQPDLEKIVVHALGTLNTNVLQIVQSSLYSGYDRRKISEKLTTLVDGKISGRLLDRMESWLVSYQNGQKMRKRHHEEGQRERESKKGRMDVVGAPKSLLHTPEVPQTPMDSQFRQPVDSSVKLTSDRIKQMMLNAQREIEERKRVLKNATSTKSLADPSHESKESSMLKSPILPSMGNTPEDIERAQKIANLQAQIKAKLSGSLAKIMTPVSERPKPLILDSEGRTVDKSGREVNIPTLAPTLKANIRAKKREVFNKAQLSDRQAEEQSETHFYDDRINLKTPVRNKRSLRFHEPGKFQQMAEKMRMKKQLEKLQNEISQIARRTGISSATKLALIAPKQDNYSDDVPQMEWWDSVILSDDLHTLKDGKISIRDASITNLIEHPTQMKPPSEPLKPIYLPVFLTKKERKKLRRQNRREAWKEEQEKIRLGLISPPEPKLRISNLMRVLGTEAVQDPTKIESHVREQMAKRQKAHEEANAARKLTTEQKREKKIRKIKEDTSLGVCVAVYRVKDLQENLSKKFKVETNAKQLHMTGVIVLFRDCCVVVIEGGPKQQKKFKRLMLNRIKWSEDLVKNADGNQVPNNCSLVWEGTSQRRHFGEIKFKNFPMEKMAREFFQKYAVEQYWDLAYSGAVLEASEDS